A genomic region of Acipenser ruthenus chromosome 9, fAciRut3.2 maternal haplotype, whole genome shotgun sequence contains the following coding sequences:
- the LOC117405352 gene encoding LOW QUALITY PROTEIN: interleukin-18 receptor accessory protein-like (The sequence of the model RefSeq protein was modified relative to this genomic sequence to represent the inferred CDS: substituted 1 base at 1 genomic stop codon), with protein MIPRAIETRLHGFDIIRMGTRHSRLAMDMGNIILKGNFLWFQKLETVHSGVYSCQIRDEKIYLTLAVIQKDKTHCQDYAHSTVDLLSGSGDSITCPAMTCYSAPGHLPVRWYKNGELVKLNKNRPTLELENEKLVLKTVYKRDAANYTCDLNYSENNTLWIVRRMLTVRVFGKETKIPPSILNLNGVETIKAELGKPLTLECRVNFGFERNSTPTIKWLVNSNDNSTDISLEMEESRIVEDDGNGKTIIHTAYFSKVTERHFIATFTCFAQNFQGNTTGILSLKKKSPVNGPFLTHVLCGIISTVIFIFGGSAYIYIHWIEIVLLYRNYFPYDETIRDGKEXDAFISHANHSSSEDILESEEGGGVTEEMFVLKLLPEFLEQQCRYKLCFLERDVLPGGAYTEDIVASIKRSRRVIYVLSPRYISSPCIFELQTGINQLLVDNQFKLILIKFRPLPEMDTLPHILKKALKILPAMKWNGSKSNHSDSTFWKNVKYYMPVKKTSLQW; from the exons ATGATTCCGAGAGCTATCGAAACAAGATTACATGGTTTCGACATTATCAGAATGGGGACCAGGCACAGCAGGTTGGCAATGGACATGGGGAACATTATCCTGAAAGGAAATTTCTTATGGTTTCAAAAACTGGAAACTGTTCACTCAGGTGTATATTCCTGTCAAATAAG GGATGAGAAGATATACCTCACATTAGCTGTTATCCAGAAAGACAAGACGCACTGCCAGGATTATGCACACAGCACAGTAGACCTACTGTCTGGTAGTGGTGATTCAAtaacctgtcctgctatgacttgTTACAGTGCTCCAGGACATTTGCCAGTGAGGTGGTACAAG AATGGGGAACTTGTGAAATTGAACAAAAACAGACCAACTTTGGAACTTGAAAATGAAAAACTTGTACTAAAGACGGTCTATAAAAGAGACGCTGCCAATTACACATGTGATTTAAACTACAGTGAAAACAATACTCTGTGGATTGTGAGAAGAATGTTAACAGTTAGAGTTTTTG GAAAAGAAACCAAGATACCACCATCTATTCTCAACCTCAATGGTGTGGAGACTATTAAAGCAGAACTTG GGAAACCTTTAACACTGGAGTGCAGAGTTAATTTTGGTTTTGAAAGAAACTCTACACCTACAATTAAATGGTTAGTCAATAGCAATGACAACTCAACTGACATCAGCCTGGAAATGGAAGAAAGCCG aattGTTGAGGACGATGGAAATGGAAAAACTATTATCCACACAGCTTACTTCAGTAAAGTGACTGAAAGACACTTTATTGCCACATTTACCTGCTTTGCACAGAACTTTCAAGGGAACACAACTGGTATATTGAGCCTTAAAAAGAAGAGTCCAG TGAATGGACCCTTTCTAACACACGTATTGTGTGGAATTATTTCGACAGTCATTTTCATATTTGGTGGAAGTGCCTACATATATATTCACTGGATTGAAATAGTTTTGTTGTACAGGAATTATTTTCCATACGATGAAACCATAAGAG aTGGGAAGGAATAGGATGCCTTTATATCACATGCTAACCACTCCTCTTCTGAAGACATTTTGGAGTCTGAAGAGGGAGGTGGTGTTACAGAAGAGATGTTTGTGTTGAAGCTCCTCCCAGAGTTCTTGGAACAGCAGTGCAGATACAAGTTATGCTTCCTTGAAAGGGATGTGCTACCAGGAGGAG CTTACACAGAAGACATTGTTGCATCTATCAAAAGAAGCAGAAGAGTGATTTATGTCCTCAGCCCAAGATACATAAGCAGCCCTTGCATTTTTGAACTGCAGACAGGAATCAATCAACTGTTGGTCGACAATCAATTTAAACTAATTCTGATCAAGTTCAGGCCATTGCCCGAAATGGATACCCTCCCTCACATACTCAAGAAGGCACTAAAGATTTTACCAGCAATGAAATGGAATGGTTCCAAATCTAATCATTCTGATTCTACATTTTGGAAGAATGTCAAGTATTACATGCCAGTAAAGAAAACAAGTCTCCAATGGTGA